The Panacibacter microcysteis genome includes a window with the following:
- a CDS encoding YccF domain-containing protein yields MNFIGNLIWLIFGGFAAALGYVFGGFILCLTVVGIPFGMQCFKIAGLVLWPFGKKIVSNSNSGGCLSLLFNIIWLFTGGLYTAAVHIVFGLLLFITIIGIPFAKQHFKLAEISLTPFGKSVV; encoded by the coding sequence ATGAACTTTATAGGCAATCTTATCTGGCTCATATTCGGCGGTTTTGCCGCGGCACTCGGTTATGTCTTCGGCGGTTTTATTTTATGCCTTACGGTTGTAGGCATACCCTTTGGCATGCAGTGTTTTAAAATAGCAGGATTAGTGCTGTGGCCATTTGGTAAGAAAATAGTAAGCAACAGTAACAGCGGGGGTTGTCTTTCCCTGCTTTTCAATATCATCTGGCTGTTTACAGGCGGCCTTTATACGGCAGCGGTACACATCGTTTTTGGTTTGCTTTTGTTTATTACCATTATCGGTATCCCGTTTGCAAAACAACACTTCAAACTGGCAGAAATATCTTTAACGCCTTTTGGCAAGTCTGTTGTTTAG
- a CDS encoding zinc-dependent peptidase translates to MTNEHNKDYVYDGRRIKLHKAELTAILLKRFPYYAHLLPQLKHVFENRVQRFIAVKSFIIPGSQAYKEVPVLLSAAAVQLTFGLQEFELPWFRYIRVHAEEYFADDPHALRVLAGHVEENVITVAWNHFLKGIADDRDGANVGLHEMAHALYYQHVIAHNGKRKGFIKELSDVMEESEEIYTLRHNYNVLYSDYAYKNLQEFWAESIELFFEKPEALQEHYPELFDNLKELLNQDPLNKTNPLLP, encoded by the coding sequence ATGACAAACGAACATAATAAAGATTATGTGTATGACGGCCGGCGCATTAAGCTGCATAAAGCAGAACTGACCGCTATTCTCCTAAAGAGATTCCCTTACTATGCGCACCTGCTGCCGCAATTGAAACACGTTTTCGAAAATCGTGTGCAGCGCTTTATCGCGGTAAAATCCTTTATCATTCCGGGCAGCCAGGCATATAAAGAGGTGCCGGTGTTATTGTCTGCCGCAGCAGTTCAACTTACCTTCGGCCTGCAGGAATTTGAGCTGCCGTGGTTCAGGTATATACGCGTACATGCCGAAGAATATTTTGCAGATGATCCACACGCGTTGCGTGTGCTGGCCGGCCATGTGGAAGAGAATGTGATCACTGTTGCGTGGAACCATTTTTTAAAAGGTATTGCAGACGACAGGGATGGCGCCAATGTGGGCTTGCATGAAATGGCACATGCCCTGTACTACCAGCATGTAATTGCACACAATGGTAAACGAAAAGGGTTTATAAAAGAGCTGTCTGATGTGATGGAGGAAAGCGAAGAGATCTATACACTGAGGCATAACTACAACGTATTGTACTCAGATTATGCATACAAAAACCTGCAGGAGTTCTGGGCCGAAAGTATTGAACTCTTTTTCGAAAAACCCGAAGCCTTACAGGAACATTACCCGGAACTGTTTGATAATTTAAAAGAATTACTGAACCAGGATCCGCTAAATAAAACCAATCCATTATTGCCCTGA
- a CDS encoding DUF2130 domain-containing protein — translation MATMIKCPSCGFEFPLEEALNDELKESIEKEKQQLRQQMLDYKKTKEEELRRKEDEFSRQKQQQEESFQKKLDEELKKKNQQMEEAIRKSLSADYENQLRILKESATDSEEKLKQARRKELEFLQREKQLKEKQEEMELQLQRQLLSERAKMKEQLLKEEHERMGLKEQEYQMKMREMEKQIEDQKKLVDEMKRKAEQGSMQLQGEVQELMLEEILQATFPFDKIQEVGKGVRGADCIQIVRNQFGSEAGKIIYESKRTKDFGGDWIEKLKHDMRTLGADVAVIVTQAYPKDMDRFGEKDGVYICSFTEVRSVSLLLRNAILKIADTKKSQENKGDKMVMLYDYLIGNEFSEQWKAIREGFMSMKLSIQKERDAMEKLWKAREKQLEKVLLNAAHIKGSIEGIAGADAVNLNLLEDNEGGLPD, via the coding sequence ATGGCTACAATGATAAAATGCCCGAGTTGTGGATTTGAGTTTCCGCTGGAAGAAGCATTGAATGATGAACTGAAAGAATCTATTGAAAAAGAAAAACAGCAGTTGCGCCAGCAAATGCTTGATTATAAAAAAACCAAAGAAGAAGAACTGCGCCGGAAAGAAGATGAATTCAGCCGGCAGAAACAGCAACAGGAAGAAAGCTTTCAAAAAAAGCTGGATGAAGAGCTGAAGAAGAAAAACCAGCAGATGGAAGAAGCCATTCGCAAGTCGTTATCTGCCGACTATGAAAACCAGTTGCGCATATTGAAGGAATCTGCCACAGACAGCGAAGAAAAATTAAAGCAGGCCCGCAGGAAAGAACTGGAGTTTTTGCAAAGAGAAAAGCAACTGAAAGAAAAGCAGGAGGAAATGGAACTGCAGTTGCAACGGCAGTTACTAAGTGAGCGTGCCAAAATGAAGGAACAATTACTGAAAGAAGAGCATGAACGCATGGGTTTGAAAGAGCAGGAATACCAGATGAAAATGCGTGAAATGGAAAAGCAGATAGAAGACCAGAAGAAACTGGTAGATGAAATGAAACGAAAGGCAGAACAGGGCAGCATGCAGTTGCAGGGCGAAGTACAGGAACTGATGCTTGAAGAAATATTACAGGCCACTTTCCCTTTCGATAAAATACAGGAAGTGGGCAAAGGCGTGCGTGGCGCAGATTGTATACAAATTGTACGCAACCAGTTTGGCAGTGAGGCCGGTAAGATCATTTATGAAAGCAAACGCACCAAAGATTTTGGCGGAGACTGGATAGAAAAGCTGAAGCATGATATGCGTACGCTGGGGGCTGATGTTGCCGTTATTGTTACACAGGCTTATCCAAAAGATATGGACAGGTTTGGCGAAAAAGACGGTGTGTACATTTGCTCTTTTACAGAAGTAAGAAGTGTATCATTATTGCTGCGCAATGCCATTTTAAAAATTGCAGATACCAAAAAGAGCCAGGAAAACAAAGGTGATAAAATGGTGATGTTGTATGATTACCTCATCGGTAACGAATTCAGCGAACAATGGAAGGCCATAAGAGAAGGTTTTATGAGTATGAAACTGAGTATTCAGAAAGAACGCGATGCGATGGAAAAACTCTGGAAAGCAAGAGAAAAGCAATTGGAAAAAGTGCTGCTGAATGCAGCACATATTAAAGGTTCTATCGAAGGCATAGCGGGCGCAGATGCGGTAAACCTGAATTTACTGGAAGACAATGAAGGCGGATTGCCGGACTAA